The sequence CCCCGATTCTTGCCTCCCACCATCTTCGCAGCTTTCATACTGCACCGCTTTAAGCTCACAGCCAAAATCCATTCTGAGTCTCTCGAAATCTGATAACCCATGTTAAGACCCTTTAACCCATCATCAATCTTGTGCCTTAACACTGAGAAATTATAAAAACAGAGCTGGACAGAGCCGTGGAACACAGGCCAGGACAATGACAAGGcaaaaaatgagatgaaatggaGTGAAACTGAAGCTGCATCTCTGTTCTAGACATAAGGGTTGATTTGGGACAAATGTAGAGGAGGCGCATAAATTAAGGGAGACATGTAGGTGTAGTACTGTATGTACACTAAAGCATCGGCTGTATGCGTCAGATTCCTCGGCTCCAAAGCTCTATGCCAGACGGGGGTTTTGAGAGAAAGTGTTCCTCTCTCTGGGTAGGAAGGCTCTACCAGGTCTCTACAAAGCTCTGTGGGTCACTACCACATTACACAGGGCTCTATCACCTCACGGCACAGGGGTGCACTGGGAGGGCAGGTGTGGATTACACCACCTAGACAGTCACCCACCTGCAGCAGTCCCCAGACAGCGAATAGGGTGAGATTGGCCCCGTTTTCTCTGACACAGGGGACGGGCAGCGGTCCAGGTCGCTGTCCTCATCCATATAGCAAAGGGGAGCTTGCAGGGAGCTTGACCCTGTCACAGTGCATGTAGCTGGGTCTGCCAGCCAGCTCCCTCCCTTGGGAGCAGGACTGggcctctcctgctcctcctcaaaCACATCGTCATCTCCCAGGAGGTCCTCAGGGGCGAACCCCGGCTCGCTGCCTCCCAGCAGGGCGCTGGAGGACTTAGTGATGTGGAGGCGAGAGGCGTAACTGCCCAGCTCGGAGCACTGCAGGCTCGCCGAGGTGGAGGAGTgggagaaggggaggaagaggcgGAAGAAGTTGGAACTGGCGGAGTGATGCGGGTGGTGGTTGAtgttaggaggaggaggaggcggaaggACACCAGCAGGGTCAGATGAGACGCCATGGATGGGAGGGGCGCCTGCCATGTATTTGTAGTTGCTGGTGAGGGAGGGGATGAGATGGGGGCTGGCTCGTGTTGAGAAAGCCGGGTGTGGGCGCAGGTGCGTCGGCGCTGCGGCGGGCTTGCCGTTGAGTGTGTGCGCCCGTCGGTCTGCGCTGGACGGCTGGGCTGGCTCAGGTTTCACCCCCAGCTCGCCCTCTGAACAGGTGCGGTCGATGAAGTGCAGACCGTTACACAGGCTGTCCACACGCTGACCCACATCATTCAGAGACCAGGAGATCTTGAGGGAGCCGTTGGGGCGGAGGTTAACTGAGGAGGGCCGGAGCACAGACAGCCAGTCCGTGCCAAAGGAGACTCGCTGTTTGGAGGGTTTGGAGGCTGCCGCGCTGTCCAGACACAGCGTGGTCACCGAAATGCTTCCGGAAACTTGACAGCTTTTACCGTTGGAATTCAACAGAACTACCGCGGTCTGCTTCTGAGAGTCCTGATCCTGGCAGCTGGCGTCGGTATTATGTGAATGTGTTCGCGCACGTcgatgtgtgttcatgtttgtgatGGCAGTGGTAAAGGAGAGCAGGAAGCGGGAGGGGCGGAGACAAAGAAGACAAatggaatgaaagagaaagatgtCATGCATTTGAAAACAAGAGAACAAGGTCTCAGGGGTTTTGCCTCAACCAGAAAACACCTGACACTGAATCACCCATGTTACCATAAAACCCACTTTACAGCAGGTCACATACAACCAAAGTTATACCACACACTGAGAACGTACTGTACATTAGAGCAACACCGCTCACTGATAagctaccgtatttcaccaattaatcgcctggcagcaaatagccgcctggttcttttaaacgcctggggtctgcacccattttgcgtattaaacact is a genomic window of Myripristis murdjan chromosome 15, fMyrMur1.1, whole genome shotgun sequence containing:
- the marchf8 gene encoding E3 ubiquitin-protein ligase MARCHF8 isoform X3, whose translation is MNSCWKMKIQNEKPLGHSASRSSNISKAGSPTSVNAPCSFSRTSVTPSNQDICSCQDQDSQKQTAVVLLNSNGKSCQVSGSISVTTLCLDSAAASKPSKQRVSFGTDWLSVLRPSSVNLRPNGSLKISWSLNDVGQRVDSLCNGLHFIDRTCSEGELGVKPEPAQPSSADRRAHTLNGKPAAAPTHLRPHPAFSTRASPHLIPSLTSNYKYMAGAPPIHGVSSDPAGVLPPPPPPNINHHPHHSASSNFFRLFLPFSHSSTSASLQCSELGSYASRLHITKSSSALLGGSEPGFAPEDLLGDDDVFEEEQERPSPAPKGGSWLADPATCTVTGSSSLQAPLCYMDEDSDLDRCPSPVSEKTGPISPYSLSGDCCRICHCEGDDESPLITPCHCTGSLRFVHQACLQQWIKSSDTRCCELCKYEFIMETKLKPLRKWEKLQMTASERRKIMCSVTFHVIAITCVVWSLYVLIDRTAEEIKQAGRIPGILEWPFWTKLVVVAIGFTGGLVFMYVQCKVYIQLWRRLKAYNRVIYVQNRPDTCKKLVLEKPPLMEPSLDNKETLAPTQSDTNSSQYTETEDYSMEVLHV
- the marchf8 gene encoding E3 ubiquitin-protein ligase MARCHF8 isoform X2 yields the protein MNMPLHQISVIPRDVTTSRVSGSGKAKDKDKQNEKPLGHSASRSSNISKAGSPTSVNAPCSFSRTSVTPSNQDICSCQDQDSQKQTAVVLLNSNGKSCQVSGSISVTTLCLDSAAASKPSKQRVSFGTDWLSVLRPSSVNLRPNGSLKISWSLNDVGQRVDSLCNGLHFIDRTCSEGELGVKPEPAQPSSADRRAHTLNGKPAAAPTHLRPHPAFSTRASPHLIPSLTSNYKYMAGAPPIHGVSSDPAGVLPPPPPPNINHHPHHSASSNFFRLFLPFSHSSTSASLQCSELGSYASRLHITKSSSALLGGSEPGFAPEDLLGDDDVFEEEQERPSPAPKGGSWLADPATCTVTGSSSLQAPLCYMDEDSDLDRCPSPVSEKTGPISPYSLSGDCCRICHCEGDDESPLITPCHCTGSLRFVHQACLQQWIKSSDTRCCELCKYEFIMETKLKPLRKWEKLQMTASERRKIMCSVTFHVIAITCVVWSLYVLIDRTAEEIKQGILEWPFWTKLVVVAIGFTGGLVFMYVQCKVYIQLWRRLKAYNRVIYVQNRPDTCKKLVLEKPPLMEPSLDNKETLAPTQSDTNSSQYTETEDYSMEVLHV
- the marchf8 gene encoding E3 ubiquitin-protein ligase MARCHF8 isoform X1, whose amino-acid sequence is MNMPLHQISVIPRDVTTSRVSGSGKAKDKDKQNEKPLGHSASRSSNISKAGSPTSVNAPCSFSRTSVTPSNQDICSCQDQDSQKQTAVVLLNSNGKSCQVSGSISVTTLCLDSAAASKPSKQRVSFGTDWLSVLRPSSVNLRPNGSLKISWSLNDVGQRVDSLCNGLHFIDRTCSEGELGVKPEPAQPSSADRRAHTLNGKPAAAPTHLRPHPAFSTRASPHLIPSLTSNYKYMAGAPPIHGVSSDPAGVLPPPPPPNINHHPHHSASSNFFRLFLPFSHSSTSASLQCSELGSYASRLHITKSSSALLGGSEPGFAPEDLLGDDDVFEEEQERPSPAPKGGSWLADPATCTVTGSSSLQAPLCYMDEDSDLDRCPSPVSEKTGPISPYSLSGDCCRICHCEGDDESPLITPCHCTGSLRFVHQACLQQWIKSSDTRCCELCKYEFIMETKLKPLRKWEKLQMTASERRKIMCSVTFHVIAITCVVWSLYVLIDRTAEEIKQAGRIPGILEWPFWTKLVVVAIGFTGGLVFMYVQCKVYIQLWRRLKAYNRVIYVQNRPDTCKKLVLEKPPLMEPSLDNKETLAPTQSDTNSSQYTETEDYSMEVLHV